A single region of the Chryseobacterium sp. 6424 genome encodes:
- a CDS encoding YtxH domain-containing protein, producing the protein MGTKRNGLLALLGLGAVAYWKYKNATPEDKQKVKDTLNNAKDNFNKFGSDLKTKAGEVASQVQSKVAATGNGNEGAAHNTDAGAGEPNTQTQSSF; encoded by the coding sequence ATGGGCACTAAAAGAAATGGCTTATTAGCTTTATTAGGTTTAGGAGCGGTAGCATACTGGAAATATAAAAACGCTACCCCTGAAGACAAACAGAAAGTAAAAGATACCCTGAACAACGCCAAAGATAACTTCAATAAGTTTGGCAGCGATCTGAAGACTAAAGCGGGTGAAGTAGCTTCTCAGGTACAGAGTAAAGTAGCAGCAACAGGTAATGGTAATGAAGGAGCTGCGCATAACACAGATGCCGGTGCGGGCGAACCAAATACGCAAACACAAAGCAGTTTCTAG
- a CDS encoding RNA methyltransferase: MSSIKKLKLEELGRIDVETFKETEKIPLVVVLDNVRSMHNVGAIFRTADAFVIDEIILCGITPQPPHREIHKAALGATESVAWRYERSIAEALQNLKEHGFNIIGIEQTSASVPITDFPVVKDQKYALVLGNEVEGLSDEAFTHYDTFLEIPQLGTKHSLNVSVCGGIVMWEFFRKLI, encoded by the coding sequence ATGTCATCCATCAAGAAACTGAAACTGGAAGAATTAGGCCGCATAGATGTTGAAACCTTTAAGGAAACCGAAAAAATTCCGCTGGTTGTAGTGCTGGATAATGTTAGGAGCATGCATAATGTCGGCGCGATTTTCCGTACGGCAGATGCCTTCGTGATCGACGAAATAATCCTTTGTGGAATTACGCCCCAACCGCCACACCGCGAAATCCATAAAGCAGCCTTGGGAGCGACTGAAAGTGTAGCGTGGCGTTATGAAAGAAGCATTGCTGAAGCGCTACAAAACCTAAAAGAACACGGATTTAACATTATTGGGATCGAGCAAACCTCGGCTTCTGTGCCGATTACTGATTTCCCGGTGGTTAAGGACCAAAAATATGCGCTGGTTCTGGGAAATGAAGTGGAAGGGTTAAGTGATGAAGCCTTCACGCATTATGACACTTTTCTGGAAATCCCGCAACTGGGTACCAAGCATTCACTAAACGTGTCGGTTTGTGGCGGTATTGTGATGTGGGAATTCTTCCGGAAACTGATATAA
- a CDS encoding threonine aldolase family protein — MNYSFKNDYAEGAHPKILEALSRTNLRQQAGYGLDDYSDEAKKLIQKRLRHHSEIHFVSGGTQANLTVIAALLRPHESIISAETGHIFTNEAGAIEATGHKIHAVATADGKLRPDDLQKVLDAHQNIPHQVKQKLVYISNSTEIGTIYSAGELQDLYRYCQAKKMYLFLDGARLGHALTAENNDLTLEIIAKNTDVFYLGGTKNGALIGEAIVINNEALREDFGYHLKLRGALLAKGRLLGIQFLELFRDDLYFELAKHANAQAMRIKEAFSQAGCHFLAETYTNQIFPILTQDQIEHLSLNYEFYIWKKLDDQHSAIRIITSWYTPEDIVNQFINEIKQLK, encoded by the coding sequence ATGAATTACTCCTTTAAAAACGATTATGCCGAAGGCGCGCATCCAAAGATTCTGGAAGCTCTGTCACGCACCAACCTGCGCCAGCAAGCAGGTTATGGCCTTGATGATTATAGCGACGAAGCAAAAAAATTGATTCAAAAACGGCTCCGCCATCATTCAGAAATACATTTTGTGTCGGGTGGCACGCAAGCGAATCTTACCGTTATCGCTGCTTTATTAAGACCTCATGAAAGCATCATTTCCGCGGAAACCGGGCATATTTTCACCAATGAAGCCGGCGCGATTGAGGCGACAGGTCATAAAATACACGCAGTGGCCACTGCTGATGGGAAATTACGCCCTGATGACTTACAGAAGGTATTAGACGCGCATCAAAACATCCCACATCAGGTAAAACAGAAACTCGTTTACATCTCTAACTCTACTGAAATCGGCACTATTTATTCCGCCGGAGAATTACAGGACCTTTACCGATACTGCCAAGCAAAAAAAATGTATCTCTTCCTGGATGGTGCACGTTTGGGACATGCTTTGACCGCCGAAAACAATGATCTAACCTTAGAAATCATTGCCAAAAATACGGATGTCTTCTACCTCGGCGGCACCAAAAACGGTGCGCTTATTGGGGAAGCCATTGTCATCAATAACGAAGCACTGCGAGAAGATTTCGGTTATCATCTTAAACTGCGCGGCGCACTGCTTGCCAAAGGCCGGTTACTCGGCATACAGTTTCTGGAGCTTTTCCGTGATGATCTTTATTTTGAACTGGCAAAACACGCCAACGCACAGGCGATGAGGATTAAAGAAGCCTTCAGCCAGGCTGGCTGCCACTTTCTTGCTGAAACCTACACCAACCAGATCTTCCCGATTCTTACACAAGATCAAATTGAACATTTATCTTTGAATTATGAATTTTATATCTGGAAAAAGCTTGATGACCAACATTCCGCC
- a CDS encoding metal-dependent transcriptional regulator: MISLTEENYLKAIFHLMSQDHTVTINEISKFLDVKMPSVNNMMKKFAEKEWVIYESYKPLKITGLGKKQAALVVRKHRLTEMFLVEKMNFGWENVHEIAEQLEHIHSETFFDKMDELLNYPRFDPHGEPIPDKYGNIIAQDLKKLSDCSLGEQSVFTAVTISDDDFLNFLNAKNLQLGTEIQVHEIEPYDHSMTIKVGNRTTVLSKTVTEKMLVKVEV; encoded by the coding sequence ATGATTTCCCTAACCGAAGAAAACTATCTTAAAGCCATTTTCCATTTAATGAGCCAGGATCATACGGTGACCATCAATGAAATAAGTAAATTTCTGGATGTGAAGATGCCCAGCGTTAATAACATGATGAAGAAGTTTGCGGAGAAAGAATGGGTGATTTATGAAAGCTATAAACCATTAAAAATCACAGGTCTGGGGAAAAAACAGGCTGCTCTGGTGGTGCGTAAACACCGTCTTACAGAGATGTTTCTTGTTGAAAAAATGAATTTCGGCTGGGAAAACGTACACGAAATTGCCGAGCAACTGGAGCATATACATTCCGAAACGTTTTTTGATAAAATGGATGAACTGCTGAACTACCCGCGCTTCGATCCGCATGGTGAGCCGATCCCGGATAAATATGGCAACATCATTGCGCAGGATTTGAAGAAACTCAGCGACTGTAGCCTGGGTGAGCAGTCTGTTTTTACCGCTGTAACCATCAGTGATGATGATTTCCTGAATTTCCTGAATGCTAAAAATTTGCAACTCGGCACCGAAATACAAGTACACGAAATCGAGCCTTACGACCACTCCATGACGATAAAAGTAGGGAACCGCACTACCGTTCTTAGTAAAACCGTCACAGAAAAAATGCTGGTAAAAGTTGAAGTATAG
- the mutS gene encoding DNA mismatch repair protein MutS produces MAKKETPLMTQYNTIKAKYPDALLLFRVGDFYETFGADAIKASQILGIVLTKRANGESAIELAGFPHHSVDAYLPKLVRAGLRVAICDQLEDPKSVKGIVKRGVTELVTPGVTFNEQVLSSKKNNFLLSVHREKEKYGVALVDVSTGEFLISEGNLEKLLHICHTFDPSEVIYQRSIELPSQLRNKNSFKLEDWAFQYNYAYEKLTSHFKTNSLKGFGAEDFKLGIVAAGAIFAYLVEDTHHALLQHITRIRVIPQEDYLMMDHFTLRNLEIVYPSYPQGKSLLDIIDKTATPMGGRLLRRRLILPLKSVDEINRRLNLIEFFNKEDHLKYEIQQLLKSISDLDRLMGKLASEKICPKELGYLRQSLLNIHEIKKLLHPFDEVLAWVQPLNNLEELITYLQNYLNEELPVNIAKGNVIKSGISEELDHLRSLQSKGKNFLDEMCERETERTGISSLKISFNNVFGYFIEVRNTHKDKVPQDWIRKQTLVNAERYITAELKEYEDQILGAEEKISKIEHELYREVCNYVMIFIDSIQENAQIIAEIDCGVGLSELAVSESYTRPVLNDSFEINLKEARHPIIENALPLGEKYIPNDVFLDKDAQQIIMVTGPNMAGKSAILRQTAIICLMAQIGSFVPAKHAEIGVLDKIFTRVGATDNISAGESTFMVEMNEAANILNNISERSLILLDEIGRGTSTYDGVSIAWAIAEYLHQHPTQPKTLFATHYHELNEMTVTFERIKNFHVSIQENKGNIIFMRKLLPGGSEHSFGIHVAKLAGMPSKVVNRANEVLKTLEKSRSQSGSKGKTKALTDENLQLSFFQLDDPVLENIREELTKIDINTLTPIEALMKLNSIKKMIGK; encoded by the coding sequence ATGGCAAAGAAAGAGACTCCTTTAATGACGCAGTATAACACCATCAAGGCGAAATATCCGGATGCGCTGTTGCTGTTTCGGGTAGGGGATTTTTACGAAACCTTCGGTGCGGATGCCATTAAAGCATCGCAGATCCTGGGTATTGTTCTAACCAAGCGTGCCAATGGGGAAAGCGCTATAGAACTGGCTGGTTTTCCGCATCATTCGGTAGATGCTTACCTGCCAAAACTCGTGCGTGCGGGGTTGCGCGTGGCCATCTGTGACCAGTTAGAGGACCCTAAATCCGTAAAGGGAATTGTAAAGCGTGGCGTGACAGAGTTGGTAACGCCCGGTGTGACATTCAATGAGCAGGTGTTGTCCTCCAAAAAGAATAATTTTCTCCTCTCTGTACACCGTGAGAAAGAAAAATACGGCGTGGCTTTGGTGGATGTATCTACCGGCGAATTCCTGATCTCCGAGGGAAACCTCGAAAAGTTGCTGCACATCTGCCACACATTTGATCCCAGCGAAGTCATCTATCAAAGGTCTATCGAACTGCCGAGCCAGTTAAGAAACAAAAACTCCTTCAAGTTAGAAGATTGGGCATTTCAGTATAATTATGCGTACGAAAAACTCACCAGCCATTTTAAGACCAACTCTTTAAAAGGGTTCGGGGCTGAAGATTTCAAGCTGGGGATTGTGGCTGCGGGCGCCATCTTCGCTTATCTGGTGGAAGATACGCACCATGCGCTTTTGCAGCATATCACCAGGATTCGGGTAATTCCGCAGGAAGATTATCTGATGATGGATCATTTTACGCTCAGAAATCTCGAAATCGTCTATCCAAGCTATCCCCAGGGAAAGTCGCTGCTGGATATTATTGATAAAACCGCTACCCCAATGGGCGGAAGGTTGCTTAGGCGAAGACTTATTTTACCTTTAAAATCGGTGGATGAGATTAACCGAAGGCTCAATTTAATCGAGTTTTTCAATAAGGAAGACCATCTGAAATATGAAATTCAGCAACTCCTGAAATCCATCTCGGATCTCGACCGTCTGATGGGGAAGTTGGCCTCGGAGAAAATCTGCCCTAAAGAACTTGGTTATTTGCGCCAAAGCCTGCTCAACATCCATGAGATTAAAAAGCTCTTACACCCATTTGATGAGGTGTTGGCGTGGGTACAACCACTGAACAACCTTGAGGAACTTATCACCTATCTGCAAAATTACCTGAATGAGGAGCTTCCGGTAAACATTGCCAAAGGTAATGTGATTAAAAGCGGTATCTCTGAAGAATTAGACCATCTGCGGAGTTTACAGAGCAAAGGCAAAAACTTCCTTGACGAAATGTGCGAACGCGAAACTGAAAGAACCGGCATATCCAGCCTGAAAATCAGCTTCAACAACGTATTTGGCTATTTCATCGAGGTTCGTAACACGCATAAAGATAAAGTACCACAGGACTGGATCAGGAAGCAAACACTTGTGAACGCCGAAAGGTATATTACCGCTGAACTTAAAGAATATGAGGACCAAATCCTCGGCGCTGAAGAAAAAATCTCGAAAATTGAACATGAACTTTACCGTGAAGTGTGCAACTATGTGATGATTTTTATTGACAGCATTCAGGAAAATGCACAAATCATAGCCGAAATCGACTGTGGCGTCGGATTATCTGAACTGGCGGTTTCGGAAAGTTATACAAGACCGGTTTTAAATGACAGTTTTGAGATAAACTTAAAGGAAGCCAGACATCCGATCATCGAAAATGCTTTGCCACTGGGCGAAAAGTATATCCCGAATGATGTGTTTTTAGATAAAGATGCGCAGCAGATCATCATGGTAACCGGTCCGAACATGGCGGGTAAATCCGCGATTCTGAGACAGACTGCAATCATCTGCCTGATGGCACAGATCGGAAGTTTCGTTCCGGCGAAACACGCTGAAATCGGGGTTTTGGACAAGATTTTCACCAGAGTCGGCGCCACAGATAATATTTCGGCGGGCGAATCTACGTTCATGGTGGAAATGAATGAGGCCGCGAATATCCTTAATAATATTTCCGAGCGAAGCCTGATTCTTTTGGATGAAATCGGGCGTGGAACATCAACGTACGATGGTGTTTCGATTGCGTGGGCGATCGCAGAATACCTACACCAGCACCCGACTCAGCCCAAAACGCTGTTCGCGACACATTACCATGAACTGAATGAAATGACGGTGACTTTCGAACGGATTAAAAACTTCCATGTTTCCATTCAGGAGAACAAAGGCAACATTATTTTCATGCGGAAACTGCTTCCTGGCGGCAGCGAACACAGTTTCGGGATCCATGTGGCGAAACTTGCCGGCATGCCATCAAAAGTGGTGAACCGCGCAAACGAAGTGTTGAAAACTTTAGAAAAAAGTCGAAGCCAGAGCGGGTCTAAAGGTAAAACCAAGGCACTTACCGACGAAAATCTGCAGCTTTCATTCTTTCAGCTGGACGATCCTGTTTTGGAGAACATTCGTGAGGAACTCACAAAAATCGACATCAATACCTTGACGCCGATTGAAGCTTTGATGAAGCTGAATTCGATCAAAAAAATGATTGGAAAGTGA
- the pruA gene encoding L-glutamate gamma-semialdehyde dehydrogenase has protein sequence MTKAISQVPFAVNEPVRTYEPGSAEVKSLISMYKQMWSEKAEIPMIINGKEVKTEEKVALQSPQDHQHDLGFYYKGTMQHVDEAINTALAAKEKWNKLGWEQRASIFLKAAELVAGPYRDRLNAATMIGQSKNVHQAEIDSACEFIDFLRYNVEFMTEIYSEQPVSDAGVWNRTEYRPLEGFCFAVTPFNFTAIAGNLPTCMAMMGNVVVWKPSDKQILSAKVIMDVLTEAGLPAGVINMIFTDGKDTAAKVLTHPDFAGLHFTGSTTVFQDMWKTIGNNIHQYRTYPRIVGETGGKDFVMVHPSANAAAVATALVRGAFEYQGQKCSAASRAYIPQSLWSEVQEIMGAQLKTVKMGSPEDPSNFVNAVISKGSFDKCKAYIERAQSSAEAEVIFGGNCDDKKGWFVEPTVILTTNPKYESFCEEIFGPILSVYVYEDAQWEETLKIVDETSPYSLTGSIFSQDRYAIEEAYNALENAAGNFYINDKPTGAVVGQQPFGGARASGTNDKAGSKMNLLRWTSVRTIKETFVSPKDYKYPYLG, from the coding sequence ATGACCAAAGCAATATCGCAGGTGCCTTTTGCTGTAAATGAGCCCGTAAGGACTTATGAACCAGGCTCTGCAGAGGTAAAGTCACTTATTTCCATGTACAAGCAAATGTGGAGTGAAAAAGCCGAAATTCCCATGATCATTAATGGAAAAGAAGTGAAGACTGAGGAAAAAGTGGCCTTACAGTCCCCACAGGATCACCAGCACGATCTTGGCTTTTATTATAAAGGCACTATGCAACATGTGGATGAGGCCATTAATACGGCACTCGCAGCCAAAGAAAAATGGAACAAACTGGGCTGGGAGCAACGCGCCTCTATCTTTTTGAAAGCAGCCGAACTGGTGGCAGGCCCTTACAGAGACCGCCTGAATGCCGCTACCATGATTGGTCAAAGTAAAAATGTACACCAGGCAGAGATCGATTCGGCTTGTGAGTTCATAGATTTCCTGCGGTATAATGTAGAATTTATGACGGAAATTTATTCCGAACAGCCTGTATCCGATGCCGGTGTTTGGAACAGGACTGAGTACCGTCCGCTGGAAGGTTTCTGCTTTGCGGTAACACCTTTCAACTTCACGGCAATTGCCGGTAACCTGCCCACCTGCATGGCCATGATGGGCAACGTGGTGGTATGGAAACCTTCAGATAAACAAATCCTTTCTGCTAAGGTTATTATGGATGTACTTACCGAAGCAGGATTGCCAGCCGGGGTCATCAACATGATTTTTACTGATGGTAAGGATACCGCTGCGAAAGTATTGACGCATCCTGATTTTGCCGGATTGCACTTCACCGGTTCTACAACGGTATTCCAGGATATGTGGAAAACAATTGGTAACAATATCCATCAGTACAGGACCTACCCAAGGATTGTAGGAGAAACCGGCGGAAAAGATTTCGTAATGGTACACCCTTCAGCAAATGCCGCCGCTGTTGCAACAGCATTGGTGCGTGGCGCATTCGAGTATCAAGGGCAGAAATGCTCCGCGGCATCGCGGGCTTATATCCCACAGTCGCTCTGGAGCGAAGTACAAGAAATCATGGGCGCACAACTGAAGACGGTGAAAATGGGTAGCCCGGAAGACCCTTCAAACTTCGTAAACGCGGTAATCAGTAAAGGTTCATTCGATAAATGTAAAGCCTATATCGAACGGGCACAAAGTTCTGCTGAAGCTGAAGTAATTTTTGGTGGCAATTGCGATGATAAGAAAGGCTGGTTTGTGGAACCTACCGTAATCCTCACCACCAACCCTAAATATGAGTCTTTCTGTGAAGAGATTTTCGGCCCGATACTATCTGTTTATGTATATGAAGACGCGCAGTGGGAAGAAACCCTGAAGATTGTGGATGAAACTTCACCTTATTCTTTAACAGGCTCTATTTTCTCGCAGGACCGTTACGCGATTGAGGAAGCGTATAACGCGCTGGAGAATGCGGCAGGCAACTTCTATATCAATGATAAGCCTACGGGCGCGGTAGTAGGGCAGCAGCCATTCGGTGGTGCCAGGGCTTCGGGAACCAATGATAAGGCCGGTTCTAAGATGAATTTATTGCGCTGGACTTCGGTACGGACCATCAAAGAAACTTTTGTCTCTCCTAAAGATTATAAATATCCATATTTAGGATAA